A single window of Camelus ferus isolate YT-003-E chromosome 7, BCGSAC_Cfer_1.0, whole genome shotgun sequence DNA harbors:
- the EN2 gene encoding homeobox protein engrailed-2: MEENDPKPSEAAAAVDGQRQPESSPNGGSGGGSSPGDVDTGRRRALMLPAVLQAPGNHQHPHRITNFFIDNILRPEFGRRKDSGTCCAGAGGGRGSAAGGEGGAGGAEGGGGAGGAEQLLVSGRESRQNAPCAPGAGGPLPGSGGGDSPGDGEGGSKALSLHSGAKKSGDPGGPLDGALKARGLGGGDLSVSSDSDSSQASANLGAQPMLWPAWVYCTRYSDRPSSGPRSRKPKKKNPNKEDKRPRTAFTAEQLQRLKAEFQTNRYLTEQRRQSLAQELSLNESQIKIWFQNKRAKIKKATGNKNTLAVHLMAQGLYNHSTAAKEGKSDSE, encoded by the exons ATGGAGGAGAATGACCCCAAGCCCAGCGAAGCGGCGGCAGCGGTGGACGGGCAGCGGCAGCCGGAATCCAGCCCCAACGGCGGCTCTGGCGGCGGCAGCAGCCCGGGCGACGTGGACACTGGCCGCCGGCGGGCTCTGATGCTGCCCGCGGTCCTGCAGGCGCCAGGCAACCATCAGCATCCACATCGCATCACCAACTTCTTCATCGACAACATCCTGCGGCCCGAGTTCGGCCGGAGAAAGGACTCGGGGACATGCTGTGCTGGcgcaggaggaggcagaggcagcgcAGCCGGCGGTGAAGGCGGCGCGGGCGGTGCGGAGGGAGGCGGCGGCGCAGGCGGCGCCGAGCAGCTCCTAGTGTCCGGCCGGGAGTCCCGGCAGAACGCGCCCTGCGCGCCTGGTGCAGGCGGGCCGCTGCCCGGCAGTGGCGGTGGTGACTCTCCGGGTGACGGCGAAGGCGGCTCCAAGGCTCTCTCGCTACACAGCGGCGCCAAGAAAAGTGGAGACCCCGGGGGCCCCCTGGACGGGGCTCTCAAGGCCCGCGGCTTGGGCGGCGGCGACCTGTCGGTGAGCTCGGACTCGGACAGCTCGCAGGCCAGCGCCAACCTGGGCGCGCAGCCCATGCTCTGGCCGGCTTGGGTCTACTGCACGCGCTACTCGGACCGGCCTTCTTCAG GTCCCAGGTCACGCAAACCAAAGAAGAAGAACCCCAACAAAGAGGACAAGCGGCCTCGCACAGCCTTCACTGCAGAGCAGCTGCAGAGGCTCAAGGCCGAGTTCCAGACCAACAGGTACCTGACGGAGCAGCGGCGCCAGAGCCTGGCGCAGGAGCTCAGCCTCAACGAGTCGCAGATCAAGATTTGGTTCCAGAACAAGCGTGCCAAGATCAAGAAGGCCACAGGCAACAAGAACACGCTGGCTGTGCACCTGATGGCGCAGGGCCTGTACAACCACTCCACCGCCGCCAAGGAGGGCAAGTCGGACAGCGAGTAG